GGTCTCTACCCATGGCCCTCTCTTGTGCCTCGAACTCGCTCACCTCTTGCTCTCCTTGGTGAACATGTCTCTCTCAATAAATGACACTTTCGCTTGGGTCATCCTGCTCTTCGTGTTGTTCGTCAAGTTCTTTCTTCTCACTAGCTTCCAATCACGTCTAATAAAGCTAACTCTGTATGTTCTTCATGCCAACAGGGAAAGCTGCATAAGTTTCATTTTTCTCAACAGTCTGGACATGCATGCTTTTGACATGTCTGGACGCCACCATGCATAATCGAATTTTCAAGTCTAGCGTTCTAAAGGCAATTTTGCCTTCATTCATTCATAGAGCTCTCCTGCACAATTTTCAAGAACCTCCAGAGGAGTTTATAGAGCATTTTTGGGTACCAAGTCTCCCTTGACTATGTTGATACACAAAATACTTGGGGCTGTGTGCCAAGGCGATTGCTTGCTTGAAGTGAAGTGTCTTGGACTGAATCAAACCACGGTActgctgcatttttttttatttttttattttttttttatcaaaaacgaatagaaaaaaaaaagatggaaaaaaaaaaaaaaaaaacaaacaaacaaacaaaaacaaaaagttcaAATTGCCAAAAATTGTTCTTAATTTTGATACTatcaaattgcaaaaaaatcgatgatatatatacaaaaaattcacgtaattttttttgttaatatataccATCAAAATCTTTGCAtcgatcatatatatttataatacaTATAGTCATTCATAATTACAAAGAGTTCAGTCCTGGCCTCTCAACTGATCACCACCacactctatatatatataatatatatatatatatatatatatatatatatatatatatatatatatataacttgaagaAGTATTCGTACAGTAGTTGAAATGATGGAATACATATGAAAGCAGcaagcatgcatgcatgcatgcactcTTAATTCACTCTtgcaatattaattaattaatcatatatatatatatatatatataagagatggATGGATATGTATAGAGTTAATCTGTTGAGGCGGCCAGGAGGTACTTGTGGAAGagggttttgaatttttccaTTTCCTGGCTAGGGAGAGCCACCAAAACATTAACCCCAGCGCTACTACTACTAGTACTAGTAGTACTAGATTGACTGATTTCAGGAAACAGCAAAACAATGTCCTTCCTGTGATACACCACAGGGCAACTATACCTAGGCCTCCCCCAAGGATACGCCACCTCAGCAAATCCTAATCTCCACCACGATGAAACCAACAACTCCCCATGTGGAAAACCTTTGTACAACTCTCCCCAGTCTATTGCAGACCTTGCGTACTCACCTGTCATCCTTGTTGCCCCCTCACTCACCATCTCCACCACCCTCCCAAATCCCAGCTCCTTCAGCTCCTTACACGTGGCTCTCGCATATGCTGTCAGCACCCCGTTCCCTGAGTAACACCCCGGCAGTGCTGGCTTTACTCTCCCCCTTATGTCCACCGCATAAAGGACGGTCGACACTCTCTCCATCTCCTTCCCTGCATCGCCGCATGATAGTGCCTTGCACCGCCATACATGGGCGGTGACCACGTTAAACCCGCTGATACGCCCGCTGCCGCCTTTCGCCTTCGCCTTCTCCTTCAGGTTGGTGATGTCGGCGCCAGTGAGGCGGAAGATGTTGAAGGCTAAGTCTTCTTGGGTGGCTTCGAACACTCCAGGGTTCGACTGATCTCGGCCTAGCGGGGTCTTCAGCTTTAGCAGCTCAGGATGTGAGAATGTGACACGTGGTGGGGACCTGGCGGCCAGGAGTTGACGGTCGTTGCAGGGGGTGACGGCCAGGGGTTTGTCAGCAGCTAGGGCAGCCAGGTTGTCCAAGAAGGCTTTGAAGCCAAGGCCATCAAATGTTGCATGGTTGGTTGAAATGCCCATCGAAAAACCACCGCACTTAAATGAGGTTACCTGTACAATTATATATGATCGATATTGATAGAAATGAAGTAGCAATATTTGGACTTAATTACTCTAGTCTCCATCATACTGATTCAcgaaaacaatatatatatatatatatatatatatatatatatatatatatatatatatatatatatatatattagctggAGTCGAAAAAGTAGAATATATAGTTAATGCTCCCTTAATTAACTTGTGACTCGCCGGCCGGTTAACATTAATAGCCCTTAACTTTGTTACCTACAACTTAGCTTCTTtcttaaactaattaaatattaaggaaaaaagaaaaaagtatgtcGTCACTTATCAAATAAATAGCAATTAAGTATAATGAAACATGCtctaatttatttttcgaattgctagtaatttaaACAACAAATATGAGAGAGTTTTTATAGTTACGTAGGACATACAAATAGATCaattaggatcctctcaaattacctgcccaaatttgaaagaatttggacgggtgattgtgagagaccacttacaTTATATATGTATGGATCAACCCACCTGATTGGATAAGTAATtggacaacccaatttttatttggttaggtagatcctataagtggtctctcacaatcatctgctcgaattttttcaaattcagatagaaaatttgagagga
Above is a genomic segment from Alnus glutinosa chromosome 12, dhAlnGlut1.1, whole genome shotgun sequence containing:
- the LOC133852054 gene encoding acyltransferase GLAUCE encodes the protein MGPPSSLLQDLKVTVHGSSLVFPSQETERKSMFLSNIDQVLNFNVETVHFFPSNKDFPPEKVAERLKKTLEKVLVPYDFLAGRLKLNPETGRLEIDCNAGGVGFAVGSSEYALDEIGDLVYPNPAFAQLISKNLDIFKPDDQPLAIFQVTSFKCGGFSMGISTNHATFDGLGFKAFLDNLAALAADKPLAVTPCNDRQLLAARSPPRVTFSHPELLKLKTPLGRDQSNPGVFEATQEDLAFNIFRLTGADITNLKEKAKAKGGSGRISGFNVVTAHVWRCKALSCGDAGKEMERVSTVLYAVDIRGRVKPALPGCYSGNGVLTAYARATCKELKELGFGRVVEMVSEGATRMTGEYARSAIDWGELYKGFPHGELLVSSWWRLGFAEVAYPWGRPRYSCPVVYHRKDIVLLFPEISQSSTTSTSSSSAGVNVLVALPSQEMEKFKTLFHKYLLAASTD